A genomic segment from Hypomesus transpacificus isolate Combined female chromosome 13, fHypTra1, whole genome shotgun sequence encodes:
- the si:dkey-9k7.3 gene encoding circularly permutated Ras protein 1 isoform X2, with translation MEFACKCIYVPPSTSQKDAQKTNPHVFKRSALLPPVNKVRPRIPPPPPPSAASTELKPPLAAHPAPSTKTENEIKGSSPSPPYENTAFHPNLGTPRPQQSTPTRRTALLPPTMRPSQTNAQSQPTSTEPILTSNFPFPGCGPSNHVSGEDPSDPEYTYIMSEGGEEEIRPPTPSGSSTPPPLPPRPWFLNLFPDYMVVLPSTAPSPSSSSSSSSSSSCKPPLAPQQDLSKDKGPLPGNPNVILISLGKLLSEEKEFTLQGEPTSCSQCGSVLESCYDNVVERCYFCQSWEPAPSPSLPLPPPPLLPPNSGEDSLFFLSPDDKTVSPDDALLILCVDISGSMSVTCQVFEGHHVVYKSRLQCVQEAVMQSVQKLSGARPHTRVGLITFNNQVTLHGYEKISSRFLWGSELMDSEYLKEAAFSFPSPPPLSRTRDDLQREVLGLVESGATALGPAAVLAIAMASRHPGSKVIICTDGKANTGLGNLEVEDSDARALLSSTIFYQDLGEYAACQGVTVSVLSMEGTDCRLDELGKLADRTGGDVVIVSPHQLHTVFEDIIENRAIATHCSVALLLPKALRVRGEKQAGHRGTKEVGNVVSDTEITFQFGARDLQSREQKVSGLAPGSHVSIQLQVSYRKMDGRCMLRVLTVDRELTDDSVTVLSSLSCEIIQLNSSQACAALAVRGRFLEARREGEAQMKLLERSLEHNRSVEDSEIYKSWVKTMDPINNSIHRYTRKQSVLSDSQTLTDQGAELLFGMKNTNRGSLSLQN, from the exons ATGGAATTTGCTTGTAAATGTATCTATGTTCCACCATCAACCAGTCAGAAAGATGCCCAAAAAACAAATCCACATGTCTTTAAACGTTCAG ccctcctgcctcctgtaaACAAAGTTCGTCCTCGcatcccgcccccccctcccccttcagcgGCCTCCacagaactcaaaccccccctgGCCGCCCATCCAGCACCCAGCACAAAGACCGAGAATGAGATAAAAGgctcaagcccctcccccccgtaTGAGAATACTGCCTTTCATCCCAACCTTGGCACACCCCGGCCACAACAGTCCACGCCAACTCGTAGAACAG CACTTCTACCACCAACCATGAGACCATCACAGACAAATGCTCAATCACAACCCACTAGCACTGAGCCAATCTTGACGTCTAATTTCCCTTTTCCTGGCTGCGGGCCAAGCAATCACGTCTCAGGGGAAGACCCGAGTGATCCAGAATACACCTACATTATGTCAGAGGGTGGCGAGGAGGAGATAAGGCCCCCGACCCCGTCTG GTTCCTCTACACCTCCGCCGCTCCCACCTAGACCATGGTTCTTAAATTTGTTCCCAGATTACATGGTTGTGTTGCCTTCCACcgctccatccccctcctcctcttcctcctcctcctcctcctcctcttgcaaACCACCACTGGCTCCTCAGCAAGACCTGAGTAAAG ATAAAGGACCACTCCCGGGGAATCCCAATGTGATCCTTATCAGTTTGGGAAAACTGCTCTCAGAGGAAAAGG AGTTCACTCTCCAGGGAGAGCCCACCTCCTGCTCTCAGTGTGGATCCGTGCTGGAGTCCTGCTATGACAATGTG GTGGAGAGGTGTTATTTCTGTCAGTCATGGGAGCCAgcaccatccccctccctcccgctcccgCCTCCGCCTCTCCTTCCCCCAAACAGCGGCGAGGACAGCCTATTCTTCCTGTCCCCTGACGACAAGACCGTGTCGCCTGACGACGCCCTGCTCATCTTGTGCGTCGACATCTCTGGCTCCATGAGCGTGACCTGCCAG GTGTTTGAAGGACACCATGTCGTCTACAAGTCAAGACTTCAG TGTGTTCAGGAAGCGGTGATGCAGAGTGTTCAGAAACTGAGTGGCGCTCGACCTCACACACGCGTGGGCCTCATCACCTTCAATAACCAG GTGACCCTGCATGGATATGAGAAGATCAGCTCACGTTTTCTGTGGGGATCTGAGCTGATGGACAGCGAGTACCTAAAGGAGGCTGCCTTCAGCTTTCCcagcccacctcccctctccaggaCCAGGGATGACCTACAGAGAGAGGTCCTGGG ATTGGTAGAGAGTGGAGCCACAGCTCTAGGTCCTGCTGCTGTCCTGGCCATTGCAATGGCCTCTCGACATCCAGGTTCAAAG GTTATAATCTGTACTGATGGGAAAGCCAACACAGGGCTGGGTAATCTTGAAGTGGAAGACAGCGATGCCCGTGCTCTACTGTCCTCCACCATCTTCTACCAAGACCTGGGGGAGTATGCGGCCTGCCAGGG GGTGACGGTGTCGGTGTTGTCCATGGAGGGTACAGACTGCAGGCTGGATGAGCTGGGGAAACTGGCAGACCGAACTGGGGGAGAC GTGGTGATAGTGAGCCCACATCAACTGCACACTGTGTTTGAGGACATCATCGAGAACAGGGCCATAGCCACTCACTGTAGTGTTGCTTTGCTACTCCCAAAGGCACT ACGTGTTAGAGGAGAGAAACAAGCAGGACACCGAGGGACCAAAGAAGTCGGGAACGTGGTGTCCGACACAGAAATCACCTTCCAGTTTGGTGCCAGGGATCTCCAGTCAAGAGAACAGAAGG TGTCAGGCCTGGCCCCTGGCAGCCATGTGTCCATCCAGCTGCAGGTCAGTTACAGAAAGATGGATGGACGGTGTATGCTCAGAGTTCTGACTGTTGACAGAGAACTGACTGATGACAG TGTGACAGTCCTCTCCTCCTTATCCTGTGAAATCATCCAGCTCAACTCGTCCCAGGCTTGCGCTGCCCTGGCTGTGAGGGGCCGCTTCctggaggccaggagagagggggaggcgcAGATGAAACTGTTAGAGAGATCCCT AGAGCATAATCGCAGTGTGGAGGACAGCGAGATTTACAAGTCATGGGTAAAAACCATGGATCCCATAAACAACAGTATACACCGCTACACAAGG AAACAATCTGTACTCTCCGACTCACAG ACCCTGACAGACCAAGGTGCAGAACTTCTCTTCGGAATGAAGAACACCAACCGGGGTTCCTTGTCATTGCAGAACTAG
- the si:dkey-9k7.3 gene encoding circularly permutated Ras protein 1 isoform X1, whose product MEFACKCIYVPPSTSQKDAQKTNPHVFKRSALLPPVNKVRPRIPPPPPPSAASTELKPPLAAHPAPSTKTENEIKGSSPSPPYENTAFHPNLGTPRPQQSTPTRRTALLPPTMRPSQTNAQSQPTSTEPILTSNFPFPGCGPSNHVSGEDPSDPEYTYIMSEGGEEEIRPPTPSGSSTPPPLPPRPWFLNLFPDYMVVLPSTAPSPSSSSSSSSSSSCKPPLAPQQDLSKVDKGPLPGNPNVILISLGKLLSEEKEFTLQGEPTSCSQCGSVLESCYDNVVERCYFCQSWEPAPSPSLPLPPPPLLPPNSGEDSLFFLSPDDKTVSPDDALLILCVDISGSMSVTCQVFEGHHVVYKSRLQCVQEAVMQSVQKLSGARPHTRVGLITFNNQVTLHGYEKISSRFLWGSELMDSEYLKEAAFSFPSPPPLSRTRDDLQREVLGLVESGATALGPAAVLAIAMASRHPGSKVIICTDGKANTGLGNLEVEDSDARALLSSTIFYQDLGEYAACQGVTVSVLSMEGTDCRLDELGKLADRTGGDVVIVSPHQLHTVFEDIIENRAIATHCSVALLLPKALRVRGEKQAGHRGTKEVGNVVSDTEITFQFGARDLQSREQKVSGLAPGSHVSIQLQVSYRKMDGRCMLRVLTVDRELTDDSVTVLSSLSCEIIQLNSSQACAALAVRGRFLEARREGEAQMKLLERSLEHNRSVEDSEIYKSWVKTMDPINNSIHRYTRKQSVLSDSQTLTDQGAELLFGMKNTNRGSLSLQN is encoded by the exons ATGGAATTTGCTTGTAAATGTATCTATGTTCCACCATCAACCAGTCAGAAAGATGCCCAAAAAACAAATCCACATGTCTTTAAACGTTCAG ccctcctgcctcctgtaaACAAAGTTCGTCCTCGcatcccgcccccccctcccccttcagcgGCCTCCacagaactcaaaccccccctgGCCGCCCATCCAGCACCCAGCACAAAGACCGAGAATGAGATAAAAGgctcaagcccctcccccccgtaTGAGAATACTGCCTTTCATCCCAACCTTGGCACACCCCGGCCACAACAGTCCACGCCAACTCGTAGAACAG CACTTCTACCACCAACCATGAGACCATCACAGACAAATGCTCAATCACAACCCACTAGCACTGAGCCAATCTTGACGTCTAATTTCCCTTTTCCTGGCTGCGGGCCAAGCAATCACGTCTCAGGGGAAGACCCGAGTGATCCAGAATACACCTACATTATGTCAGAGGGTGGCGAGGAGGAGATAAGGCCCCCGACCCCGTCTG GTTCCTCTACACCTCCGCCGCTCCCACCTAGACCATGGTTCTTAAATTTGTTCCCAGATTACATGGTTGTGTTGCCTTCCACcgctccatccccctcctcctcttcctcctcctcctcctcctcctcttgcaaACCACCACTGGCTCCTCAGCAAGACCTGAGTAAAG TAGATAAAGGACCACTCCCGGGGAATCCCAATGTGATCCTTATCAGTTTGGGAAAACTGCTCTCAGAGGAAAAGG AGTTCACTCTCCAGGGAGAGCCCACCTCCTGCTCTCAGTGTGGATCCGTGCTGGAGTCCTGCTATGACAATGTG GTGGAGAGGTGTTATTTCTGTCAGTCATGGGAGCCAgcaccatccccctccctcccgctcccgCCTCCGCCTCTCCTTCCCCCAAACAGCGGCGAGGACAGCCTATTCTTCCTGTCCCCTGACGACAAGACCGTGTCGCCTGACGACGCCCTGCTCATCTTGTGCGTCGACATCTCTGGCTCCATGAGCGTGACCTGCCAG GTGTTTGAAGGACACCATGTCGTCTACAAGTCAAGACTTCAG TGTGTTCAGGAAGCGGTGATGCAGAGTGTTCAGAAACTGAGTGGCGCTCGACCTCACACACGCGTGGGCCTCATCACCTTCAATAACCAG GTGACCCTGCATGGATATGAGAAGATCAGCTCACGTTTTCTGTGGGGATCTGAGCTGATGGACAGCGAGTACCTAAAGGAGGCTGCCTTCAGCTTTCCcagcccacctcccctctccaggaCCAGGGATGACCTACAGAGAGAGGTCCTGGG ATTGGTAGAGAGTGGAGCCACAGCTCTAGGTCCTGCTGCTGTCCTGGCCATTGCAATGGCCTCTCGACATCCAGGTTCAAAG GTTATAATCTGTACTGATGGGAAAGCCAACACAGGGCTGGGTAATCTTGAAGTGGAAGACAGCGATGCCCGTGCTCTACTGTCCTCCACCATCTTCTACCAAGACCTGGGGGAGTATGCGGCCTGCCAGGG GGTGACGGTGTCGGTGTTGTCCATGGAGGGTACAGACTGCAGGCTGGATGAGCTGGGGAAACTGGCAGACCGAACTGGGGGAGAC GTGGTGATAGTGAGCCCACATCAACTGCACACTGTGTTTGAGGACATCATCGAGAACAGGGCCATAGCCACTCACTGTAGTGTTGCTTTGCTACTCCCAAAGGCACT ACGTGTTAGAGGAGAGAAACAAGCAGGACACCGAGGGACCAAAGAAGTCGGGAACGTGGTGTCCGACACAGAAATCACCTTCCAGTTTGGTGCCAGGGATCTCCAGTCAAGAGAACAGAAGG TGTCAGGCCTGGCCCCTGGCAGCCATGTGTCCATCCAGCTGCAGGTCAGTTACAGAAAGATGGATGGACGGTGTATGCTCAGAGTTCTGACTGTTGACAGAGAACTGACTGATGACAG TGTGACAGTCCTCTCCTCCTTATCCTGTGAAATCATCCAGCTCAACTCGTCCCAGGCTTGCGCTGCCCTGGCTGTGAGGGGCCGCTTCctggaggccaggagagagggggaggcgcAGATGAAACTGTTAGAGAGATCCCT AGAGCATAATCGCAGTGTGGAGGACAGCGAGATTTACAAGTCATGGGTAAAAACCATGGATCCCATAAACAACAGTATACACCGCTACACAAGG AAACAATCTGTACTCTCCGACTCACAG ACCCTGACAGACCAAGGTGCAGAACTTCTCTTCGGAATGAAGAACACCAACCGGGGTTCCTTGTCATTGCAGAACTAG